DNA sequence from the Actinacidiphila yeochonensis CN732 genome:
TGCGCCACGCCGACCGAGCCGGTGCCCGTCGCGACGTGCTCCACCGGCACCCCGAACCGCTCCGCCAGCTCGGCGGTCAGCTCGGCGCAGGCCAGGTCCGGGTAGCGGTTGAGGCGAGCCGCCGCGCCGGTCGCCGCCTCCAGGACACCCGGCAGCGGGGGGTAGGGGTTCTCGTTGGAGGAGAGCTTGAAGGCGGGCACGCCCTCCGCCGCCACCGGCGGCCGGCCGGGCTTGTAGGTCGGGATGCCGTCCAGCGCCGCGCGCAGCTTGGGAGTGCTCATGCCGCCACCTTACGAGCGGAGGACAGCCGAGGGGAGACCTCCCGACCGTGCGTTCGGTCGATGGTGCCCGGGTGGCGTGCGCCCTGGCGCGCGTCCCCCGTAGGGGTGAGTCGGACCGGCCTGCGAGGGGGCGACAATCGGCGGGAGATCCCCTTCCGTACAGGTGTATCCCGCACAGGAGTCGGCCTGCCGCCTGCATATTCCAGTCGCATACGGTTTTCGATCTTGCAGAAACCGTTCTGCCGAGGTGCCGTCGCCGCGGCGACCTGGCAGAGCGGTGCCGCCCTACTATCGGCTCGCCATGACAGCAGCAGGGAACCACCAGGCGAGCCGGCCGGCCGGACGCAGGCTGGAGCGGGCAGGCATCAGGGATGTCGCCGCGGCGGCCGGCGTCTCGATCACGACCGTCTCCGACGCGCTCAACGGCAAGGGGCGGCTGCCCGATGCCACCCGCCGCCATGTCCGCGAGGTCGCCGACCGGCTCGGCTACCGACCGTCGGCGGCCGCCCGTACGCTGCGCACCGGGAGATCCGGGCTGATCGGCCTGACGGTGACGACGTACGGCGAAGAACCGTTCACCTTCACCGAGTTCGCGTACTTCGCGGAGATGGCCAGGGCGGCCACCTCCGCCGCCCTCGCGCGCGGCTACGCGCTGGTGATCCTTCCCGCCTCGTCCCGCCACGACGTGTGGGGGAACGTGGCGCTGGACGGCACCGTGGTCATCGACCCCTCCGACCAGGACCCGGTGGTCGCCGAACTGGTCCGCCAAGGCGTGCCGGTGGTCAGCGACGGCCGGCCGGGCGGCAGCCTGCCGGTGCACGCCTGGGTGGACAACGACCACGAGGAGGCGGTCCTCGGCATCCTCGACCACCTGGCCGCGGCCGGCGCCCGCCGGATCGGCCTGCTCACCGGCACCAGCACCGACACGTACACCCGGCTGTCCACCACCGCGTACCTGGAATGGTGCGAACGGGTCGGCCAGGAACCGGTCTACGAGGCGTACCCGGCCCACGACCCGTGCGCGGGCGCCGTGGCGGCCGACCGGCTGCTGGCCCGGCCGGACCGCCCGGACGCGGTCTACGGCCTCTTCGACCCCAACGGCACCGACCTGCTCGCCGCGGCCCGCCGCTACGGGCTCCGGGTGCCCGACGACCTGCTGCTGGTGTGCTGCAGCGAGAGCGGTGGCTACGCGGGCACCGACCCGCCGATCACCACGCTGTCGCTCCAACCCCGCAGGATCGGCACGGCCGTCGTGCAGCTGCTCATCGACGCGATCGAGGGGGTCGGCCCCGGCCACCCGGTGCAGCAGGTGATGCCGACCGAGTTGATCGTGCGCGCCTCCTCGCAGCGCCGGGCACACCGCACCACCGTCAGCCCGCCACGCGGACCGTCCGGCGGGTAGCGGAACCGTGCCCGCGTGCGGGCCGACGGACGGGCAGAGGAGCCGCGCCCGTCGCCCTCCGGAGCGGCTGCCCGGGAGCACGTACCCGAACGGTGCTGCCCGGCCCCGGCGATCCGGCGGAGACCGAGCGCGGCGCGTCTCCGCCGGGGGACACGGCGCGGTTCCGCGCGGGGAGTACGGCCCGGTTTGTCGGGACCTTGCGAAAACCAGGTGCCCGGGTATGTCACAACGCGCCAGCCACGTTTCTATGATGGGCGGATGGTGGCGCGAGCGTGGAGGGGTCGATGACTCAGGGGGCAGATCAGGGGTACGAGCCCGGCACCGGGTACGAGCCCGCGCCCGGCTACGGAACGGCGCCCGAATTCCAGCAGGCGGCCCCCTACGCGCCGGGCGGCCCGACGGCTCCCCCGCCCGGCTACGACACCGTCCCGCCGCCGGCGCCCCCTCTGCCGCCGGGCTACGAACCCGCCCAGCCGGAGACCCCGTTGGCCTCCGCCGAGTACCCGCCCACTGCCCACGACCTGCCCGTGATCAGCGACGGCGGAGTACCCGCCGACGGGCTCGGGCCGCTCTACGTCGTCGGCGACGTCCACGGCTACCTGGACGAGCTCCTCGCCGCGCTCCAGGAACGCGGGCTGGTGGACGGCGAGGGCCACTGGTCCGCCGGCACGGCCAGGCTCTGGTTCCTCGGCGACTTCACCGACCGCGGGCCGGACGGCATCGGCGTCATCGAGCTGGTGATGCAGTTGTCCGCCGAGGCCGCCGCGGCCGGCGGCTACTGCCGCGCGCTGATGGGCAACCACGAACTCCTGCTGCTGGGCGCCCACCGGTTCGGCGACACGCCGGTCAACTCCGTCGGCGGTACGGCCTCCTTCCTGGCCGCGTGGCGGCTCAACGGCGGCCAGCCCACGGACATGGAACGGCTGGAGGACCGCCACCTCACCTGGATCTCCCGACTGGACGCGGCCCACCTCACCGACGGCCACCTGCTGATGCACTCCGACACCACCGCCTACCTCGACTACGGCAGCAGCATCGAGGAGATGAACGACACGGTCACCGGCGTGCTCCAGCGCGGCGACGCGGACGAGTGCTGGGACCTGTTCCGCAAGTTCACCAAGCGGTTCGCCTTCCGCGGCGACGGCGGCGCCAGCGCCGCCCGCGAGCTGCTGGCCACCTACGGGGGCACCAGGGTCGTGCACGGCCACAGCCCGATCCCCTACCTGCTGGCCGAGGCAGGCGGCGACTCACCTGAGGAGCCGACGGGCCGCTCGGTGCTGGGGCCAATGGTCTACGCGGAGAACCTCGCGGTGGCGATGGACGGCGGCGTGACCATGGACGGAAAGCTGCTGGTCGCCCAGCTCCCGCTGGAGGGCTAGGTCCGCCCGGTAGCCAGGTGTCCTGGTCGAGGAGGCGACCGCCAGGCGGCCGAAGGCCCTCGTAGTGGGCTGTCCGGGTTTCGGCCAACGCGGCGCGTGCCCGTGCCAGGCGGCGAGCGGGGCAGACCTTGCAGGGCGGGGGCAGTGGTGCCCGCCGTGGCGTCAGGCAACGACCTGGCGCCAGGCAACGACGTGGTGCCGGGACCGGCCAGGACCCGCGGACCGGACGCCGGAAGAAGCGCCGGGCCGATCCGATGACGCCCGACAGCGTCCGACCGCGTCCGATGACGCCCGACAGCGTCCGACGGCGTCCAACCGCGTCCGATGTCGCCGGTTCTTCACGGCTCTGACCCGGTCCGGCGCCAATTCCGAGCGTGCCCTGTCACGGCCCGTCATCCCGCCCTACTATCGGCAGTATCCGTAGGGACACCGTCTCCTGGCCCGAGTGGCCTGCCCGTTCCACGTGGAACATGCGCGCCCGGGAGGTCGGAGCATCGGGGGATGCACATGGCCAGCGCTCCACTTCTGCTCGACCAGGACCGCCCGGACTTCGAACACGTCCTTGACGAGGCGCTCCGTATCGTCCTCGACAGCGTCGGCGGTCAGGGCGAGTCGCCGCTCACCGCCGAGCAGTTGCGCAGGCTGGCGTTGGCCGCGGCCGAAGCGGTCGTCGCCCGCGCCCCGGAGGAGTACGCCGCCTACCGCACGGCGCGTGCCCGGTCCCGCGAGGAGGCCGGCGGGGAACAGGACCGCAAGGAGGCCGGCGGGGAGCAGGCCCGCGAGCAGACGGAGCCCCACGGCGACCGGGCCTTCAGCCACGCGGCCCTGGGGATGGCCGAACGCTCCGGTTCCGGCGCGGGGATATGCGCGTTGCTGGCTGTCCTGACCCCGTTCCTCGCCGGAGCGGCCGCGGTGCTCCTGCTGCTCATCGGCTACGCGATGGCCGCTGTCTCCCCGGAACCGGGGATCGCGGCACCGCTGCGCACCGCCGGGTGGTTCTTCGCCGCGGTGGCGGCCGCCGCCGTCCTCCTGGGAGCCGTCGGCCTGCTGCTGACCGCCCTGCGCGACGGAGCGGCGGCGGTCCAGGACGCCCCGGAGCCGCTGGCCCCCGAGGTGGCGCGGGCCCGGTCGGAGTGGCACGGCGCACTGCTGGCGCGGGCGCTGCTGCCCTTCCTGGAGGATGCGTTGGCCGAGGCTTCGGCGGTCCCGCCGGCCCCGGCTCCCCGCGCCGGTTCCCGCATGCCTCAGCTGGGCTACACCCGGCCGCGGTACTCCTCCCCGCTCGAACCGCACCCGGGCCCGCCCCGCTTCAGCTCCCCCGACTTCGGCGGCCCGGACTTCGGCGGCCCGGACTTCGGCGGCCCCGACCGCCGGCCCGAGTGACCTGACCCGAGCGACCCGCCGCTCGTACCCGCGCCATGTCCACCCCGGACCGCCCGCTGCCGATGGGGCCCGCGACCGGTGCCGCCCGGATGGCCCGTTCCGGCTCGCGAACCGTACGGCGGCTTGTTTGACTGCTCGCGTACCTGGCCACGACGGGATCGGAACGGGAGCGGCCCATGCGCGTCCGTCGTACGTTCGCAGTGCTGTCCACGGTCGTCCCGCTGGTTCTGGCGGCGGCGGCCTGCTCGGACTCCTCCGCAGGGCAGGTGATCGGCACCCGGGGGGTCGCGTTCGTCCAGCGCATCGACAACCCCAACCAGGCCGCAGGCGCCTGCCACCGTTTCAAGGGCGTCGGCGTGGACCGGGTCGCCAACAACACGGCGGTCGACATCTGGCTGCACAAGGGCCCCAACTGCAACGACCCCAACGGCCAGCCGAGCGTCTACCTGGCCACGACCCTCACGGCGAACACGAAGGACACGCGCGGCCTCTGGCGCAGCTTCACCACCCAGGGCTGGCCCCCGCCCGTCCCCCCGAACGTCCACTCCACCGTCAACTGACGCCCCCGCCGCCCGCACACCGGCCCAGGGCCCCCACCCCGGCGCAGCCCAAGGGGGTGAGGGCCCCTGCCCGGGGCCCTCACCCAGCGGTCAGTCAGCCAGCGGTCAGTCAGCCAGCGGCAGGTACACCCGGTTGCCCGCGGCGGCGAACTCCGCGGACTTCGCGGCCATGCCGGCCGCGACCTCCTCGTCGGTCACCTCGACCACCTCGGGCGCCGCGGCGCCATGGGTGCGGCGGATGTCCTGGGAGATCTTCATCGAGCAGAACTTCGGCCCGCACATCGAGCAGAAGTGGGCGGTCTTCGCCGGCTCCGCGGGCAGCGTCTCGTCGTGGAAGGCGCGAGCGGTGTCCGGGTCGAGCGCCAGGTTGAACTGGTCCTCCCAGCGGAACTCGAAGCGGGCGTCGGACAGCGCGTCGTCCCAGGCCTGCGCGCCCGGGTGGCCCTTGGCCAGGTCGGCGGCGTGCGCGGCGATCTTGTAGGTGATGACGCCGGTCTTCACGTCGTCCCGGTCGGGCAGGCCCAGGTGCTCCTTCGGAGTGACGTAGCAGAGCATGGCCGTGCCCCACCAGGCGATCATCGCGGCGCCGATCCCGGAGGTGATGTGGTCGTAGGCGGGCGCGACGTCGGTGGTCAGCGGGCCGAGGGTGTAGAACGGCGCCTCCTCGCAGATCTCCTGCTGGAGGTCGATGTTCTCCTTGATCTTGTGCATGGGCACATGGCCCGGCCCCTCGATCATCGTCTGCACCTGGTGCCGCTTGGCGACGGTGTTCAGCTCGCCGAGGGTGCGCAGTTCGGCGAACTGGGCCTCGTCGTTGGCGTCCGCGATGGAGCCGGGGCGCAGCCCGTCGCCGAGGGAGAACGTCACGTCGTACGCGGCGAGGATGTCGCAGAGCTCCTCGAAGTTCTCGTAGAGGAAGTTCTCGCGGTGGTGCGCCAGGCACCAGGCGGCCATGATCGAGCCGCCGCGGGAGACGATGCCGGTCTTGCGGCGGGCGGTGAGCGGCACGTACCGGAGCAGCACGCCCGCGTGCACGGTCATGTAGTCGACGCCCTGCTCGGCCTGTTCGAGGACGGTGTCCCGGTAGACCTCCCAGCTCAGCTCCTCGGCGCGGCCGTCGACCTTCTCCAGCGCCTGGTAGAGCGGGACGGTGCCGATCGGCACCGGCGAGTTGCGCAGCACCCACTCGCGGGTGGTGTGGATGTTGCGACCGGTGGAGAGGTCCATCACCGTGTCGGCGCCCCAGCGGGTGGCCCAGGTCATCTTCTCCACCTCCTCCTCGATGGAGGAGGTGACGGCGGAGTTGCCGATGTTGGCGTTGACCTTCACCAGGAACCGCTTGCCGATGACCATCGGCTCGATCTCCGGGTGGTTCACGTTGGCCGGCAGCACCGCGCGTCCGGCGGCGATCTCCTCGCGGACCGTCTCGGGCGGGACGCCCTCGCGGAGCGCGGCGAACTCCATCTCGGGTGTGGTCTCGCCCCTGCGCGCGTACGCGAGTTGGGTGACGGGGCGGCCGGGCGCGCCGCGGCGGGGGAGCCGCCGGCCGCCCGGGAAGACGGCGTCGAGGTTGCGCAGACCGCCCGGCCGGAGGCCGTCGTCCTCCGGCCGGACCGGGCGGCCCGGGTACTCCCCGGTGTCGCCGCGGTCGGTGATCCACTGCTCCCGCAGGGGGGCGAGCCCCTGTCGTACGTCGGTCTCCGCCGTCGGATCGGTGTACGGGCCCGAGGTGTCATAGAGCGTCACATCGGTTCCGTTGGTGAGGTGCACCTGGCGGACCGGCACCCTCAGATCGGGCCGTGACCCGGTGAGGTACGCCTTGTGCCAGCCGATTTCGCGCGTGCGTGCATCCTGCGTGGTCATATGAGACCCATCTCCCTACGCCGGCATTACCCGGTAACAGGTTCAGCGGTCGGCGCAGCGCTCGCCCTCGGCGATGTCAGCGCCCTCTCAGCCCGGTGCTCCGAGCTCCCGCGTTTGCAAAGGTGGTGCCAACGGTAGCCGTTGGACGCGGACAACCACCAGGGGCCCTTGCGATGATCGGCCCCGTGGACACCCCCCAGTACGACAACGGCGCGGGCCCGGGCCGACCGCACCACCGGGACGGCGGGCAGGGACGGGCGAACGTCCCGGCCGGCGGGCCGCTCCCCGACCACAGCCCCAGCCCCAGCCCCAGCGACGGCTCCGGCTTCGGCTTCGGCTCCGGCTCCGGCTCCGGCTCCGGCTCCGGCCACCACATCGCCGGCCCGGGCCACGGGCACGGCCACGGGCACAGCCACTCCCACGGTCCGGCCACTCCGGCCTCGCGCCATCTGCGGAAGGTCATCGCGCTGATCCTGGTGCCGTTCGCCGGCGCGGTCGTCGCGGGCCTGGTGCTGCTGTGGCCGGGCGGCGCGCCGGCGCACGCCCGCACCGGTGTCGGCTTCGACCAGCAGACCCAGCCGGGCCGCGTGGTGACCCTCACCGACGTGTCGTGCCGCACGGTGGGCGCGGCGCCGGACACCGGCACCTCGACGTCCGGAGCCTCCGGAACATCGGGAGCCTCGGGTACGGCGGGCGGCTCCGCGACGGGCTCGGGCGCCGCGGACGACCACTGCCAGCAGGCGGTGATCGAGGTCACCGGAGGCCCCGACAAGGGAACGCGGTTCACCGACGTCGTCCAGCCCGACCAGACCCGCCGCTACACCCGCGGCGAGGGCCTGGTGCTGGCGTACTCGCCCGACGCTCCGAAGAGCCTGCGCTATTCGGTGACCGACGTCGACCGGGGCCTGCCGCTGGCGGTGCTGGCCGGTGCCTTCGCCCTGGTCGTGGTCGTGGTCGGGCGGCTGCGCGGGCTGACCGCGCTGGTGGCGCTGGTGGTGTCGTTCGGCGTGCTGACGCTGTTCATCCTGCCGGCGATCCTGCACGGCGACGATCCGCTGCTGATCGCGGTGGTGGGCGCCAGCGCCATCATGCTGATCGCGCTCTACATGTGCCACGGGCTGAGCGCCCGCACCTCGGTGGCCGTCCTCGGAACGCTCTGCTCGCTGTTCCTGATCGGCCTGCTGGGCAGGTACTTCATCGACTGGGCGCGGCTGACCGGGAACACCTCGGACGAGACCGGTCTGATCCACAACCTCTACCCGGGCATCCAGACCAAGGGCGTCCTGCTGGCCGGGGTGATCATCGGCTCGTTGGGGGTGTTGAACGACGTGACCGTGACGCAGGTCTCGGCGGTGTGGGAGCTGCGGGCCGCCGACCCCGGCGCGGGCTGGCGGCAGCTCTACCGGGCCGGGATGCGGATCGGCCGGGACCACATCACCTCGGTGGTGAACACGCTGGTGATGGCCTACGCGGGGGCGGCGCTCCCGCTGCTGCTGCTCTTCTCCATCGCCCGCAGCGGGGTGGCGCAGGTCGCGGGGAGCGAGCTGGTGGCCGAGGAGATCGTCCGGACCCTGGTGGGCAGCATCGGCCTGGTGGCCTCGGTCCCGCTGACGACGGTACTGGCCGCGCTCGTCGTCAGCTCCGACCGGCGCCCGGCCCGGGCCCCAGCGGACGTGCCCCGGCAGGCGGCCGCGCCCGGCGGTGGCGGCGGGAGCCACCGCAGGGCGCGGTGATCGCTCGGCCTCCCCGAGCCGCCCGGGCTCCCCGGGCACCCCGGCCTCGGCGGCGGGAGCCCGGGCCGGTGGGGAGGCGTCCCCGGCCGGTGGCCGCGGGCTCCGGGCCCTCGGCCACCGGATGGGTCACCAGTCGCGGCCCCGGCCGCCACCGCCGCCGGAGGTGAACCGCTTCACGACGAGCACCAGGGCGCCGACCAGCACCACGAAGACGATCACCTTGAACAGCAGGCCCACGACGATGCTGATCAGGCTGGCGATCAGGCCGCCGAAGACGACCAGCGCGATGACCGGGATGCCGATCCACTTGACCCACCAGGGCAGGCTCTTGAGCAGCTTCTCCATGACGTTCTTCTCGCTCCTAGGTCGCTGCGCGGGCGCGCGGTTCGACGTGACGGTGCCGTACTGGGTGCCGTACTGGGGTGCGGTACCGGGGTGCCGTACTGACGACTGTAGGGCCACAGGGCGGGTCGGCGGAGGTGCCGGAGACCGGAGAGGACCCTGATCTCGCCCCTAGGGTTCCGGAGGCGAGAAGACCACGACCACCCTGAGGTCCTCGGTGATGTGGTGGAAGCGGTGCGGTGTGCCGGCCGGCACGTACGCCACGCTGCCGCGCGCGACCGTGGTCGTCTCCTGCCCCACGGTGAGCGACGCCCGCCCGCTGACCACCAGGTACACCTCGTCCTGGGCGTGCGGCTGCTGCGGATCGCTCTCGCCGGCC
Encoded proteins:
- a CDS encoding LacI family DNA-binding transcriptional regulator, producing the protein MTAAGNHQASRPAGRRLERAGIRDVAAAAGVSITTVSDALNGKGRLPDATRRHVREVADRLGYRPSAAARTLRTGRSGLIGLTVTTYGEEPFTFTEFAYFAEMARAATSAALARGYALVILPASSRHDVWGNVALDGTVVIDPSDQDPVVAELVRQGVPVVSDGRPGGSLPVHAWVDNDHEEAVLGILDHLAAAGARRIGLLTGTSTDTYTRLSTTAYLEWCERVGQEPVYEAYPAHDPCAGAVAADRLLARPDRPDAVYGLFDPNGTDLLAAARRYGLRVPDDLLLVCCSESGGYAGTDPPITTLSLQPRRIGTAVVQLLIDAIEGVGPGHPVQQVMPTELIVRASSQRRAHRTTVSPPRGPSGG
- a CDS encoding metallophosphoesterase, with the protein product MTQGADQGYEPGTGYEPAPGYGTAPEFQQAAPYAPGGPTAPPPGYDTVPPPAPPLPPGYEPAQPETPLASAEYPPTAHDLPVISDGGVPADGLGPLYVVGDVHGYLDELLAALQERGLVDGEGHWSAGTARLWFLGDFTDRGPDGIGVIELVMQLSAEAAAAGGYCRALMGNHELLLLGAHRFGDTPVNSVGGTASFLAAWRLNGGQPTDMERLEDRHLTWISRLDAAHLTDGHLLMHSDTTAYLDYGSSIEEMNDTVTGVLQRGDADECWDLFRKFTKRFAFRGDGGASAARELLATYGGTRVVHGHSPIPYLLAEAGGDSPEEPTGRSVLGPMVYAENLAVAMDGGVTMDGKLLVAQLPLEG
- the thiC gene encoding phosphomethylpyrimidine synthase ThiC, with translation MTTQDARTREIGWHKAYLTGSRPDLRVPVRQVHLTNGTDVTLYDTSGPYTDPTAETDVRQGLAPLREQWITDRGDTGEYPGRPVRPEDDGLRPGGLRNLDAVFPGGRRLPRRGAPGRPVTQLAYARRGETTPEMEFAALREGVPPETVREEIAAGRAVLPANVNHPEIEPMVIGKRFLVKVNANIGNSAVTSSIEEEVEKMTWATRWGADTVMDLSTGRNIHTTREWVLRNSPVPIGTVPLYQALEKVDGRAEELSWEVYRDTVLEQAEQGVDYMTVHAGVLLRYVPLTARRKTGIVSRGGSIMAAWCLAHHRENFLYENFEELCDILAAYDVTFSLGDGLRPGSIADANDEAQFAELRTLGELNTVAKRHQVQTMIEGPGHVPMHKIKENIDLQQEICEEAPFYTLGPLTTDVAPAYDHITSGIGAAMIAWWGTAMLCYVTPKEHLGLPDRDDVKTGVITYKIAAHAADLAKGHPGAQAWDDALSDARFEFRWEDQFNLALDPDTARAFHDETLPAEPAKTAHFCSMCGPKFCSMKISQDIRRTHGAAAPEVVEVTDEEVAAGMAAKSAEFAAAGNRVYLPLAD
- a CDS encoding YibE/F family protein, with protein sequence MIGPVDTPQYDNGAGPGRPHHRDGGQGRANVPAGGPLPDHSPSPSPSDGSGFGFGSGSGSGSGSGHHIAGPGHGHGHGHSHSHGPATPASRHLRKVIALILVPFAGAVVAGLVLLWPGGAPAHARTGVGFDQQTQPGRVVTLTDVSCRTVGAAPDTGTSTSGASGTSGASGTAGGSATGSGAADDHCQQAVIEVTGGPDKGTRFTDVVQPDQTRRYTRGEGLVLAYSPDAPKSLRYSVTDVDRGLPLAVLAGAFALVVVVVGRLRGLTALVALVVSFGVLTLFILPAILHGDDPLLIAVVGASAIMLIALYMCHGLSARTSVAVLGTLCSLFLIGLLGRYFIDWARLTGNTSDETGLIHNLYPGIQTKGVLLAGVIIGSLGVLNDVTVTQVSAVWELRAADPGAGWRQLYRAGMRIGRDHITSVVNTLVMAYAGAALPLLLLFSIARSGVAQVAGSELVAEEIVRTLVGSIGLVASVPLTTVLAALVVSSDRRPARAPADVPRQAAAPGGGGGSHRRAR
- a CDS encoding DUF5326 family protein — protein: MEKLLKSLPWWVKWIGIPVIALVVFGGLIASLISIVVGLLFKVIVFVVLVGALVLVVKRFTSGGGGGRGRDW
- a CDS encoding cupin domain-containing protein, which encodes MKVFRLDDLDAERAANEGAYLRFLKERNMSAGLYALKAGESDPQQPHAQDEVYLVVSGRASLTVGQETTTVARGSVAYVPAGTPHRFHHITEDLRVVVVFSPPEP